From a single candidate division KSB1 bacterium genomic region:
- a CDS encoding PQQ-binding-like beta-propeller repeat protein, which translates to MNARRVLLCALLLGLACARHPQGAVYVGSTDKLVFGFDENGRVLWKSSLGGFRAWKFSDSMWLAHSIDPPILVALEPKTGKELWRWSAEGLLVGVGGDSIPPDCTLVACTVETATEMVHVRLHPETGQVLASWSRPNELPWRQPRPGAMCSAEGLQKLIAVVFSSSSAFGFDENAKMVWRLPFRPEENPCHLDPRLVILRTEMGLRVVDRQTGTVLWERQYPSSIEFVSAGRDYVQATLADGTCRLYEAVTGKPYQPKEVGVAVRP; encoded by the coding sequence ATGAACGCGCGAAGAGTGTTGTTGTGCGCCTTGTTGCTCGGCCTGGCCTGCGCCAGGCACCCGCAAGGAGCAGTGTACGTCGGCTCTACCGACAAGCTGGTGTTTGGCTTTGACGAGAATGGGAGGGTGCTGTGGAAGTCCTCATTGGGAGGCTTCCGAGCATGGAAGTTCAGTGACTCCATGTGGCTTGCCCACAGCATTGACCCGCCAATTCTCGTAGCCCTGGAACCCAAGACTGGAAAAGAGCTGTGGCGCTGGTCTGCTGAGGGCCTGCTCGTGGGAGTAGGCGGCGACAGCATCCCACCAGATTGCACCTTGGTGGCCTGCACGGTGGAAACCGCCACCGAAATGGTGCACGTCCGACTGCATCCAGAGACAGGGCAGGTACTCGCGAGCTGGAGCCGGCCCAACGAACTGCCCTGGCGACAGCCGCGCCCAGGGGCCATGTGCTCAGCTGAGGGGCTCCAGAAGCTGATTGCGGTCGTTTTCTCTTCTTCAAGCGCCTTTGGCTTTGACGAGAACGCGAAAATGGTCTGGCGCCTTCCCTTCCGTCCGGAAGAAAACCCCTGCCATCTTGACCCCCGGCTCGTCATCCTGCGCACGGAAATGGGCCTTCGGGTCGTTGACCGGCAAACGGGCACCGTGCTGTGGGAAAGACAATACCCCTCATCCATCGAGTTTGTGAGTGCGGGCAGGGACTATGTGCAGGCAACACTTGCCGACGGCACCTGTCGGCTGTACGAGGCGGTCACGGGGAAGCCATACCAGCCCAAAGAAGTCGGGGTAGCAGTGCGGCCGTAG